The following DNA comes from Deinococcus cellulosilyticus NBRC 106333 = KACC 11606.
GCGCTGCAGGGTGGGGTAAGGATCACGCACAAAATCAGGGTCGTTGATGTTCAGGTGAAACTCGGGGACGGACATATGGGCATCATAACAAGATGGAACGGGCAGCAGTCAGCCAGCAGACATGCAAAGGCTTGAGCTGGATTGGAGGACATGACCTCCCTTGTTGCTGTCAGTGGAGAAAGCACAAGTTTGGTGCTGATCACTGAGGGCTGACAGCTTTCCCAGCCAACGCTGCCCATTCAGCGATGCTGTTGTTTTGCGGGGATGTTCCAGGACCCTACGGGTGTGCGTTTCTGGTTTTCAGTTGCAGGGTTCTTTCTTCTCGAGACAGCTCCAGCACCACAAAACTGCTGACCCCACTGGTGAAGAGGGCAGCCCCAAACACCACCAGCACCAGCTGGTTGAATCCCTGCTGGGACTGGGCAAGCCCCACCATCAACATGCTGGCAAGCACAAAAGCCACCAGAATCACCACCGATTTGCTTCGAGCGTTCATTTTGACCTCCTGACTGCAGTATCGGGCTACACTACTGGAAATGACACGGCCAGATTCCAGTTGGTTTGAGCTCACTTCACCTGAAATGGCGCAGGCCCTCAGCACCCGGGAGCAGCGCAAGGCCCTGGAAATCCTGATGCTGAAATCGGCCACGGCAACCGAAGTGGCAACAACGCTCGGGTGGGCTCTGGATGCCACGGTGTACCGCATCAAGAAACTGCTTCTCGCAGGCCTGATCGAGGTGGTGCAGGAGGAGAAACGCAAAGGCAGGGCGATCAAGCATTACCGTGCCACCTCCGGGGCCTACCGCATCCGGCTTTCTGTATTGCCTTTTGCCGATCAGGTGGAGGTGTTTCGCACCCTGGATGATCCCCTGCGGTCTCTGGCACTGCAGGGTCTGGCCCGTTCCACCTCGGGCACGCACATGGGACAGTGGTTCATGCGATTCTATGTTGCAGAGGGTCGGGTGCTGATGGATCTGGCTCCCACCGAGCAGGACTGGCAGTTCAGTGAAATGACAGGGGCCAATTACCCGGCAGTGATGCTGAACTGGCTTCCCATGCACCTCTCTGCAGAGGAAGCCAAAGCATTGCAGCGTGAACTCATGGCCCTGCTGATGAGGTACCAGAGCAAAGGTGATCCCCAGCAGTTCAATCATCTGCTGGGGATTTTGCTGGCCCCGGCCACACCTGGATAGAATTCAGCTATAGTGAAAAACAGAGATTTGATTCTGTTTCATGTGAAAACCTGCCATGACCAAGCCAACCCTGCCCAGATTGCCCAGAAAACTCAACCCGGAAACCCCTGACCTGCTTTCTGAGAGCAGTTACCACTCTCTGATGCTGGAAACCGACTGGTCTGGCACCCAGGTGGATGCAGTCAGCTTCCAGGGGGTCCACTTCACAGACAGCAACCTCAGTGAAACCCGGTGGGAGTGGGCCCGCTTTCAGGACGTGCTGATGGAACACTGCAACCTCTCTGGACTGAAGTGGAATGAGGCTGGTCTGACCCGTGTGCGCTTCCACCAGTGCCGCCTGCTTGGAGCCCAGTTTGTGGACCTTGAATCCAGCCACCTGATTCTGGAGGGCTGCGATGCAAGGCTCAGCTTCTGGCAGGGGAACTTCAAGCAGGTGCATTTCAGGAACACCAACCTCTCCGATGCCAGCTTTGATGCTGCAGACCTGCGCAAAGCCGTCTTCAGGGACTGCAACCTGACCCGCGCCAACCTGAGGGAATGCAAACTGGAAGAAACCGACTTTCGGGGAAGCATGCTGCAGGGCTTTCGGGTGCAGGTGCAAAACCTGCAGGGGGCCATCATCGAGACTGCACAGCTTCCAGAGCTTGCCCACCTGCTGGGTGTGGTGGTCAAAGACGAAGATCAGCAATAAAAAAATGGGCGGTCTCGCCGATGGATGAAAAGATCGGGGCATGCCCTGCAGCATCAAGAGGGGTGCCCCGACGGATGGCCCACGCTCTGCCCGGAGAACAGCACACATTCCGACATGAAGACATGCAGGGCACCAAGGTGATGGTCCACAAAGGCGGGAGCTTTGCAGGACGGATCGACTGGGGTGCCTGTGGATGGGAAGATCCATCCCATGATCTGGAGGGCATCCCGTTGCAGGCCTCTACACCCATGCTGGAAGCCTGCCGTGAAATTCAGTCTCCTCCTGCTGATGAACCTGCAACACCTTTTCTTTCTGATCCGCAGACCTGCCCTCTATTGATCTTTACAAAATGAGCTGTACGCACCTCAACTTTTCTGACCTTCTCATTCGCTTCCCTCAGCCTAAAGGACTGTACAGTCCTTTAGGCAAGAATCAAGAAGATGTGAGCTGGGCAGAGAGACCCCTGAGCCGCTGGGTGGACAAGTTGCGCAGCATCTCTTGACTGGACAGCGGAAACTGGAAGAAGTTCCTCTAGAGGGCATTCACTTTCCTGGCTGCTTCCACGTCAAGTTCGGTGACCCCTCCTGCATCGTGGGTCACATAAACCACCCGGACCTTCTTCCAGCCAATGGTGAGCCCATCCGGGTGGTGGTTCATTTTTTCGGCCAGCAGGGCCACTTTCATGGCGAAAGCCACCCCATCTGCATAACTCTGAAAGGTGAATTCTTTTGCGATTCCTGTGTCCTCTCCCTGCCACCCTGAAAGGGCTTGGAGGGCCGCCTGCAATTGATTCCCTGAAAGCTTCATGTCTGTTCCTCCTTTGAATGGGGTTCTTCTTTTCTGGGGGGCACGGGGGCCACAAAGCCCATGAAGAGCAGCAGCAGTCCCACACCCAGGAAACTGATCACCCTGGCCCAGGTGTCGCTGCCTGAGAGGTCCAGAATGAAGAGTTTGACCACCACAAACACCAGAATGCCCGCCCCGATGGTCCACAGGTCCCGATCACGGGAGCGGTTGGCGTACACCGTGAAGATCAGGGCAGTGATGCTCCAGAAGATGGAGAGCACCGTCTGGGTGTTGTTGTGGTCCACAATGTTGCCAAAGTCCCAGGGCACCCCAAACTGGGCGTGCATGAAACGCACAATCATGCCGCTGACCCCAAGCACGCCACCCAGGATCAGGGCATTTCTGCGAAACCTGCGGCTTGCAGGGGTGGTGTTCCAGGGCAACTGGTGGTAAAAGAGTGTGACATAAAGGGCCACCTGTGCTCCTTCCAGCAGGTTCAGGAAGGGCAGGTAGGGCAACCCTGGAGGCTGGATCATCAGGAACAGGAACACTCCGGCCTGCAGGAGTTGCAAGGGCAGCATGACCCCATCCCGGTACAGGTCAGGGTACTTGCGGGTGTAAGGCAACCTGTTCCAGAAAAGCACATGCCCCCAGTAGAACCCCAGAGGAACCAGCACCCAGGTATAGATGCCCAGATCTCTTGCATCCAGCAGAGCACCAACCAGCACCATCAGGCGGCCAAACAGCAGGTAGGTGGTGACCAGATGAAGCAACTTCTCGGTTTGTACAGACCATCTGGAGGTCAAGAGAAAATAATACTGCACCACAAAATAGATCGCCCAGGCAGGCAGGGTTTCCCGATCCAGGGGCCTTTCATCTCCCAGAAACCCCATCAGAGCACTGAGGGCTGCCCACACAGGCAACACCGGGTCAAATCTGGAGAGGGTCTGGACCTGGTATTGCCGTGCAACCACATGCAGCACCAGCAGGAACAGGCTGAGGGGAAGCAGGATGGTGGAAAACACCATCTGCCCGGGATAGAGCAGGAAAGCCACATCAATGGCAGCCACAATCCAGCTGATTCCTCCCGTGATCAGCAGGCCTCTGGCCAGCCCGGCGAAGTTGTTTTGCTGCAGGAACACCCCTGCAAAAAGCAGGGCAATGCTGGTCCAGATCAGGCTGGACAGCACCATGTACGGCTGCTGACCCGGCACCCCAGAGATCCAGCCAGAGATCCAGCCCATCAGGAGGGCACCGAGAGACAGGTAGAGCAACACCGTTCCCCACACCCGACGCACCCGATTTCGACCCCGCACCCCGAACACCACCAGCAGAACCCCTGCGAGGGTCCAGATGGCACTGGTGGTCCGGGCACTGGTCAGGAGGGGCACCGCCAGCACCGCAAAACCAATGGTGAGGGTCTGGTAGGTCTCCACCACCAGAGGGGTCAGACTGCGAGAGCGGGTGTACAGGTAAAGCCCGTACTGCACAAGAGCAATGGTCAGGCTGCTGACGGCCACACCAGTGCGGCTTCCTCCCAGCAGGGCAGCTTGCTGCACCAGGGTCAGCACGGGCACCGACAGGAGGAGGCTGTAATCTGCCCTGCCCGAATTGCGCCTGAGGGCATGCACAAGCGGTGTCAGGGTGTACATCAGGAAAAAGACAATCAGGAAAGGCTGTGCAACCGAATCATATTGCGGAGTGTATTCCAGCACCCCCCACAGGCTTGCGATCAGGAAGGTGAACAGGTACCCCATCACATTGAGGTAACGCCACAACTTGAGGAAAGACAGCCAGACAATACCCGCATTGAGCAGCGTGTAGTACATGAAAACCAGGCCCATCAGGTCAGGGGTCAGAGACAGGTTGCCCGTCCGCATCACAATGGCGGCCAGAAAACCCCCAACCACGCTGACCACTGCCAGCACCTGCGCATTCTGTCTGAGGGCCAGAATTCCACCGATCAGGCCCACCAGGAGCCAGAGCAGCAGTCCGACCGTAAAGGACAGAATTCCGTACAGCACACTGGACGCATACACCATGAAGTACAGGATGCCCAGTGCACCGCCCTGCAATGCCACACTGAACACCTTGCGGGTCCTCCGCACGTACCAGCCCCAGCCAAAGAGAATGCCAGCACAGCTTGCTGCAATCAGCAGTTTAAACGGCACCGCCAGGTCCTGACTGACCGTGAGTTTGAGCAGAAAGCCCATCCCCAGCAGCACCAGAAGCACACCCAGACGCACCAGAGCACGTTCTCCTGTGAAAAACCTGAGCAACCAGCCCATCGGGTCCACATGCTGGTCCAGGGCAGATTTTGGCCTGACCCGCTGGGAAGCAGGAACAGCCGGACGGCCAGGAAAAGGTGGAGGCGGTGGTGGTGTTTCGCCTGCAGAGGGTGGAGAGGTCTCCTCCACCAGTGGGGATGCAGGGACAGGTTCCGTTGATGCCCCTGGAGGATCAGCAGGCAGTGGAGGCTGTTCCAGCAACTCTTTCTCAGAAGGCACCTGAGCAGAGGGTCCTGCACTGGCCTGAACCTGCTGCCGCAACTCTGCCACCTGACGCCGCAAAAAGGACAGTTCTTTTTTGAGGGTGTCAAGCTGTTCCTGCTGCGCCCTGGCCCTCGAACTCTGAATTGCATGGACAATCATCGCAGGCAGTGCAAAAAAGAACAGCACCATCAGGATGTAAAAAAGCCACTCCATGCCCCAGTGTGGCACATCGGGAAGAAGCAGGGCTGAGGTTGCCAGGACGCCGAGAGCCGCATCAATTCAAAAAACCAAAAGGGTCAGGGAAGTGCAGGGGCGCGCCCTGGCCTCAGGTCCTCGCCTCAAAGCCTTCAACCCAAAATTGGGGAGCTCTATGGCTCCCCTGAAGCAGGCGACGAATTGTGAGGTTGAGTGTTCTGATGAGGGTCAGACCCGCATGAGGTCAATTCAGACCTGAAGATGATGTCTAAAGTTATGTTATCTGAAGACACGCAAGGCACGCAGAATCCAGATCAGGATGATGGCACCCAGAATGCCCCAGAAAATCCCGGCGAGGGAGAACCCCCCGGCAGAAGCAGCACCACCGATGTTCAGGACGTCAGCGAAAATCCAGCGTCCAAGAGCGGCACCGATGATACCGACGAGAATGTTGGCGATGGCGCCCTGCTGGGCATCTGTTCTCATCACGAGGCTTGCCAGCCAACCAATCAACGCACCGACCAAAATAGCAATGACCCAATCCATAGTGATTACCTCCTCTAAGTAACTGCTTAAGATCTTTAATTGTAAGATTTGCTATCTTGTTGCTTGCAACAAGTGCACCTTACCAAAACCCTGCTTCGTCTTTGAGTAGATCTCTCGCAGTTCTGAGTTTAGAGTAGCAACTGGTTCTGAAAAACAATGCTCATTTTACTAAAGATCCCCTAAATTCTCTCAGAAAAGCCTTTAGCAATGCACACATCCCACTCACTTGCATAAATCAGCAGACAACTGAAGCCAAACTGAAACCAGATGAGACAAATCGACCTCCCATGCTTTAAGCTCAGGAGAGGAGACAGCATGCAACGAATACTCACCATTGACGATGACCCGAGTTTGAGAAGCTTCCTGCGTCGCGGTCTAACATACGAAGGTTTTCAGGTTCAGGTGGCCGCCTCTGGCGACGAAGGACTGAAACTGATCCGGCAGCAGGCCCCCAACCTGGTGATCCTGGACGTGATGATGCCCGGCATGGACGGCTTTCAGGTGCTGCGTGAACTCAGGGCGTCCCACCCCAAGCTCCCTGTGATCATGCTGACCGCCAAAGATGAAGAAGGTTCACAGGTGCAGGGCCTCAACGAGGGCGCAGACGACTATGTGGTCAAACCCATCAGTCTTGATGTGCTGCTCGCCCGCATCCGTGCAGTGCTGCGCAGACAGGGCCTGCAGGTGTCCCAGGTGCTGAAGTTCCAGGACCTCACCATGGACCTGCAATCCTTCAGTGTCAAACGCGGCGACCGCACCGTGCCCCTCACCAACCTGGAGTTCAAGTTGCTGCAGGAGTTCATGGAGCAACCCGAACGCGTGATGAGCAAGAGCTACCTGCTCTCCCGCGTGTGGGGAAACCACAGCACCGCAGACCTGAACCTCGTTGAGGTGTACATCAAGCAACTGCGCCAGAAGCTTGAAGCCAACGGCGAACAGCGCCTGATCCACACCATCCGCCATGTTGGCTATGTGATGCGCACCGTCTGAGGCAGAGCTGCAAACACATTCAAGCCCGGAATCAGGAGGGAAGTTTCTTCCCTCTTTTCTGTTTTCGGATTACTCTAAAGACATGTGCCTGATTGTTCCCTGTCCTCCTGTCCCGTCTTTCTTTAAGAACGTTCAAAAGGTAAGCTGAACCCATGGACACGGAAGGGCAACTGTGGATGTTTCGGGGGCAGGAGGTCCTGCAGCACAGCCCCAGCTGGCTGCGCTGGTGGGCCGACAACCCGACCATCCTCTCCCACACCGACCTGATGTCCTGGCATGCCCTGCTGGCCGCCGGGCAACTTGCCGTGGAACAGGACCGTCCGGTCAGCTTTCCGATGATGCTCCAGCTTCCCGGAGGGGGCAGATGGGTGCAGTGTCGGGCCAGACGCCTGAGTGACACCGACTGGGAGGTCCTGAGCAAACTCACCCCTCCAGGCGTGATGGACACCGCCTACAGCGTGCTCTACCACGCCCCTGTGGGCCTTGGGGTGCTGGACAAGACCCTCACCCCCATCGAGACCAACCCGCGTCTGGAGCAGGTGTTGGTGACCCTGAGGGGAGATGCCGGGGCACAGTACACCTTCAGGTCCTCCTGCGAACGCACCCTGAACACCAGACAGGAACAGCAGGCCATTTTGCACCTGAAAGATCTCACCCTCACCCTCAAAACCTTCCCGGTTCCGCTGCCTGAACTGCATGTCGGGGTGAGCATTCAGGATGTCACCGATCAGCTTCGTACGGCCTCTGCCCTGCAGGAATCCCGGCAGAGTTTCAGGCGTCTGCTTGAAAACATCACCGATGCGGTTTTCGCTGTGGACCGGGAATTCAAATTCGTGTACCTGAACCCGCCTGCTGAACGTCTGCTGGGTCGCTCAGGTTCTGAAATGATGGGCAAAAACCTCTGGGCTGAATTTCCAGGGCTCACGGAACACCCCAGATTCAGCCAGTACCAGCGCACCCTGGACCCCCATGAGAAGATGGCCTTCGAAATGCACTTCCCGCAGCAGGAGGTGTGGATGGAGGTGCGGGCACACCCTTCCAGGGAAGGCCTGATCGTCTTCTTCCAGGATGTCACCGAAAGGCACATTGCCGATGCCCGTCTCAGACAGAGCGAGGAACGGTTCAGAAGCCTGTCCGAATCCAATCTGACCGGGGTGGTGTTCAGCCGCCCCAACGGCAAACTGATCTACATCAACGACGCCTTCTGCCGCATCACGGGATACAGCCGCGAAGAACTCTTCTTCATGAACTGGAACGACCTGACCCCACCCGAATGGGACGGGGTCGAAGCAGAAGCGATGGAGCACCTGAGCCTGTACGGCAGCATGCAGCCCTACCAGAAGGAATTCTTCCATCAGAATGGGCATCGGGTGCCTGTGATGGTCAGCCCGACCCGTTTCATGGTGCAGGGCGAAGAACACTACGCGGCTTTCGTGCTGGACCTCACCGAAATCAAACGCACCGAACAGGCCCTGCGAGACAGCGAAGCCCGCCTGAGAGGCATGATCGAAGTGCAAAAGCGCTTCGTGTCCGATGCCAGCCACGAACTGCGTGCCCCCCTGACCGCCATTCAGGGCAACATCGAACTGCTGAAAAAATACCCCCGCATGCCCGATGAGGACAAACAGGAAGCCCTGGACGAGGCACAACGCGAAGCCCAGCGTCTGGGCCGTCTGGTCAGTGACCTCCTCGCCCTGGCCAGAAGCGACGCCGGGGCACAGCTCAGACTGAACACCGTGCGCCTCAAACCCCTGGTGATGCAGGCCTGGAGCGAAGCCCACCACCTGCTGAAAGGCCAGAACCTGATCCTCAGCGAGGTGGAAGACCTGGAGCTGGATGGCAACGCAGACCGCCTGAAACAGTTGATGGTGATCCTGCTCGACAACGCCATCAAGTACACCCTCCCTGGGGGCAAGGTGGACCTCAGTCTGGTGGAGGTCAATTCCCGCGCCATCCTGAAAGTCAGGGACACCGGAATCGGCATTGCCGAGGAGGACCTCCCCCGCGTCTTCGACCGTTTCTACCGCGCCGACCCCTCCAGAACCCGCGATCAGGAAGACCCCGGCGGAAGCGGCCTGGGCCTCTCCATCGCCCACTGGATTGTGGAACAGCACAAGGGCCACATCCGCCTGGAAAGCAAGCTGGGGGTGGGCACCACAGTGGTGGTCGAGTTGCCTCTGTCTGTGCAGCAGGAACCGGTGAAGGTACCAGGGGTGTTCTGACAGCCGAGGGCCGAGGGCACAGTGCCGAGAGCCGAGAGCCGAGAGCTTACAGTGCTGTGGCTAAAGCTTGCTGTCGACAACCAGAGCCGATGCAAAAGCTTTCCACTTGCCCTCGGCCCTCGGCACCCTTCCTGACCTGCACCTCTTCTCCAATCCCAACTTCAACCCCGTTTGCAGACCCCCTGGAAGGGTAAAATAAGCCCCATGCTTGAGCTTGGATACAGCTTCTGCCCCAACGACACTTTCATCTTCTATGCCCTGACCCACGGGCGCATTTCCACCACCGAGCCTGTTCAGGAGGTGCTGGAAGACGTGGAGACCCTCAACCAGTGGGCTCTGGGTCGCAAACTCCAGATCACCAAGATCAGTTATCGCGCATATGCCGAAGTGCGGGACCAGTATGTGGCCCTGCGTTCGGGAGGGGCACTGGGCAGAGGGGTGGGTCCTCTGATCGTCACAAAAGGAAGCCTTTCCAACTTGAATGGAAAAACCATTGCCTCCCCCGGAGCCCTCACCACGGCAGAAAGCCTGCTGAAGCTGTATGCTCCTGAGGCAAACGTCGTCCGCAAGCGTTATGACCAGATCATGCCTGCAGTGCAGTCTGGAGAGGTGGATGCAGGTCTGATCATCCACGAGAGCCGCTTCACCTATCCAGATCATGGATTGCAAAAACACCTGGACCTCGGGGCATGGTGGGAAGAAAACACCGGGCTTCCGTTGCCTCTGGGGGCCATTCTGGT
Coding sequences within:
- a CDS encoding winged helix-turn-helix domain-containing protein codes for the protein MTRPDSSWFELTSPEMAQALSTREQRKALEILMLKSATATEVATTLGWALDATVYRIKKLLLAGLIEVVQEEKRKGRAIKHYRATSGAYRIRLSVLPFADQVEVFRTLDDPLRSLALQGLARSTSGTHMGQWFMRFYVAEGRVLMDLAPTEQDWQFSEMTGANYPAVMLNWLPMHLSAEEAKALQRELMALLMRYQSKGDPQQFNHLLGILLAPATPG
- a CDS encoding pentapeptide repeat-containing protein; the encoded protein is MTKPTLPRLPRKLNPETPDLLSESSYHSLMLETDWSGTQVDAVSFQGVHFTDSNLSETRWEWARFQDVLMEHCNLSGLKWNEAGLTRVRFHQCRLLGAQFVDLESSHLILEGCDARLSFWQGNFKQVHFRNTNLSDASFDAADLRKAVFRDCNLTRANLRECKLEETDFRGSMLQGFRVQVQNLQGAIIETAQLPELAHLLGVVVKDEDQQ
- a CDS encoding 4a-hydroxytetrahydrobiopterin dehydratase, yielding MKLSGNQLQAALQALSGWQGEDTGIAKEFTFQSYADGVAFAMKVALLAEKMNHHPDGLTIGWKKVRVVYVTHDAGGVTELDVEAARKVNAL
- a CDS encoding DUF2339 domain-containing protein; the protein is MEWLFYILMVLFFFALPAMIVHAIQSSRARAQQEQLDTLKKELSFLRRQVAELRQQVQASAGPSAQVPSEKELLEQPPLPADPPGASTEPVPASPLVEETSPPSAGETPPPPPPFPGRPAVPASQRVRPKSALDQHVDPMGWLLRFFTGERALVRLGVLLVLLGMGFLLKLTVSQDLAVPFKLLIAASCAGILFGWGWYVRRTRKVFSVALQGGALGILYFMVYASSVLYGILSFTVGLLLWLLVGLIGGILALRQNAQVLAVVSVVGGFLAAIVMRTGNLSLTPDLMGLVFMYYTLLNAGIVWLSFLKLWRYLNVMGYLFTFLIASLWGVLEYTPQYDSVAQPFLIVFFLMYTLTPLVHALRRNSGRADYSLLLSVPVLTLVQQAALLGGSRTGVAVSSLTIALVQYGLYLYTRSRSLTPLVVETYQTLTIGFAVLAVPLLTSARTTSAIWTLAGVLLVVFGVRGRNRVRRVWGTVLLYLSLGALLMGWISGWISGVPGQQPYMVLSSLIWTSIALLFAGVFLQQNNFAGLARGLLITGGISWIVAAIDVAFLLYPGQMVFSTILLPLSLFLLVLHVVARQYQVQTLSRFDPVLPVWAALSALMGFLGDERPLDRETLPAWAIYFVVQYYFLLTSRWSVQTEKLLHLVTTYLLFGRLMVLVGALLDARDLGIYTWVLVPLGFYWGHVLFWNRLPYTRKYPDLYRDGVMLPLQLLQAGVFLFLMIQPPGLPYLPFLNLLEGAQVALYVTLFYHQLPWNTTPASRRFRRNALILGGVLGVSGMIVRFMHAQFGVPWDFGNIVDHNNTQTVLSIFWSITALIFTVYANRSRDRDLWTIGAGILVFVVVKLFILDLSGSDTWARVISFLGVGLLLLFMGFVAPVPPRKEEPHSKEEQT
- a CDS encoding GlsB/YeaQ/YmgE family stress response membrane protein, which produces MDWVIAILVGALIGWLASLVMRTDAQQGAIANILVGIIGAALGRWIFADVLNIGGAASAGGFSLAGIFWGILGAIILIWILRALRVFR
- a CDS encoding response regulator transcription factor, with the translated sequence MQRILTIDDDPSLRSFLRRGLTYEGFQVQVAASGDEGLKLIRQQAPNLVILDVMMPGMDGFQVLRELRASHPKLPVIMLTAKDEEGSQVQGLNEGADDYVVKPISLDVLLARIRAVLRRQGLQVSQVLKFQDLTMDLQSFSVKRGDRTVPLTNLEFKLLQEFMEQPERVMSKSYLLSRVWGNHSTADLNLVEVYIKQLRQKLEANGEQRLIHTIRHVGYVMRTV
- a CDS encoding PAS domain-containing sensor histidine kinase, with translation MDTEGQLWMFRGQEVLQHSPSWLRWWADNPTILSHTDLMSWHALLAAGQLAVEQDRPVSFPMMLQLPGGGRWVQCRARRLSDTDWEVLSKLTPPGVMDTAYSVLYHAPVGLGVLDKTLTPIETNPRLEQVLVTLRGDAGAQYTFRSSCERTLNTRQEQQAILHLKDLTLTLKTFPVPLPELHVGVSIQDVTDQLRTASALQESRQSFRRLLENITDAVFAVDREFKFVYLNPPAERLLGRSGSEMMGKNLWAEFPGLTEHPRFSQYQRTLDPHEKMAFEMHFPQQEVWMEVRAHPSREGLIVFFQDVTERHIADARLRQSEERFRSLSESNLTGVVFSRPNGKLIYINDAFCRITGYSREELFFMNWNDLTPPEWDGVEAEAMEHLSLYGSMQPYQKEFFHQNGHRVPVMVSPTRFMVQGEEHYAAFVLDLTEIKRTEQALRDSEARLRGMIEVQKRFVSDASHELRAPLTAIQGNIELLKKYPRMPDEDKQEALDEAQREAQRLGRLVSDLLALARSDAGAQLRLNTVRLKPLVMQAWSEAHHLLKGQNLILSEVEDLELDGNADRLKQLMVILLDNAIKYTLPGGKVDLSLVEVNSRAILKVRDTGIGIAEEDLPRVFDRFYRADPSRTRDQEDPGGSGLGLSIAHWIVEQHKGHIRLESKLGVGTTVVVELPLSVQQEPVKVPGVF
- a CDS encoding 1,4-dihydroxy-6-naphthoate synthase, producing MLELGYSFCPNDTFIFYALTHGRISTTEPVQEVLEDVETLNQWALGRKLQITKISYRAYAEVRDQYVALRSGGALGRGVGPLIVTKGSLSNLNGKTIASPGALTTAESLLKLYAPEANVVRKRYDQIMPAVQSGEVDAGLIIHESRFTYPDHGLQKHLDLGAWWEENTGLPLPLGAILVRRDLPTEVQRELNQAVRSSLEYAYAHPEEPRSYIRQHALEMSDPVMQAHIDLYVNEFSLDVGDEGEKAVRELFSRLEKAGVIRGSGLPLFVG